Proteins encoded by one window of Aspergillus puulaauensis MK2 DNA, chromosome 4, nearly complete sequence:
- a CDS encoding putative histone acetyltransferase Spt10 (COG:K;~EggNog:ENOG410PHBZ;~InterPro:IPR016181,IPR000182,IPR015416;~PFAM:PF09337,PF00583,PF17921;~go_function: GO:0008080 - N-acetyltransferase activity [Evidence IEA]) — translation MSTGNVDLATMDDEFSTEINPRQLTLRDRVTVATLVPFHSYAQIPKSLIVYLCNQLNREIEKGDTYAMVEPIPVRHFAPYWFSNFGAIMLIGDIKNAEDVQSMDGNVDWGKACLGSFNVRPNYPGRSSHVCNGMFLVTDAARNKGVGRLMGEAYLDWAARLGYTYAVFNLIYESNVASCRLWEGLGFKRIGRVPGAGRVVSQPGEFVDAIIYGRDLGTDGEDPVTQDRFDKIRYYLKHSKYPRGADRAEKSRLRSAATHYKLIEGEDGENEKLMLKDKEVVSDPQQQYEIAKEVHLEQHAGINKTTAAIAVKYHWVRIKETVSRVIRDCPHCKETLKVPSPNGATDTTPNSDTMNTDEDASDRSKPDTHIDTRIPQAEPISTQQILQHTTMQHHQNPFATPHSSILQGHVGSLSDYTAVPLDPQIMNIHQIPRFQTHDAIGDPYGHAQSLHESHVRHVAPNEYHMMVDDTADADANPLGLVHSQANDVHHEQMMKYQYVAHNDDELDFT, via the exons ATGTCGACAGGCAACGTCGATCTTGCAACCATGGACGATGAATTTTCAACAGAGATCAACCCTCGCCAGCTTACTCTCAGGGACCGGGTCACTGTGGCGACCTTGGTCCCGTTTCACTCCTACGCACAGATTCCCAAGTCATTGATCGTGTACTTGTGCAATCAGCTGAACCgggagattgagaagggTGATACCTATGCTATGGTTGAACCGATTCCAGTACGGCATTTTGCGCCTTACTGGTTCTCCAACTTTGGTGCCATCATGCTTatcggagatatcaagaacgCGGAGGATGTTCAGAGCATGGATGGGAACGTGGATTGGGGGAAGGCTTGCTTGGGGAGTTTCAATGTCCGACCTAACTACCCCGGCAGGAGTAGCCATGTTTGTAACGGCATGTTTCTTGTCACGGACGCGGCGCGAAATAAGGGTGTAGGTCGGTTGATGGGCGAGGCCTATCTAGACTGGGCTGCGAGGCTG GGATACACGTATGCTGTCTTTAACTTGATTTACGAGAGCAATGTGGCATCATGCCGGTTGTGGGAAGGACTAGGTTTCAAGCGGATTGGAAGGGTACCTGGAGCTGGCAGGGTCGTCTCACAACCTGGGGAATTTGTCGACGCTATAATCTACGGCCGAGACCTGGGCACTGATGGGGAAGATCCCGTTACGCAGGACCGTTTCGACAAAATTCGATATTATCTCAAGCACTCCAAATACCCCCGAGGTGCCGACCGAGCCGAGAAGAGTCGACTCCGGAGTGCGGCCACCCATTACAAACTCATCGAAGGGGAGGACGGTGAAAACGAAAAGCTCATGCTAAAGGACAAAGAAGTTGTCTCTGACCCTCAACAGCAATATGAGATTGCCAAGGAGGTGCATCTAGAGCAGCATGCTGGGATCAACAAGACAACCGCTGCTATCGCCGTCAAGTACCACTGGGTCAGAATCAAAGAAACTGTCAGCCGAGTCATTCGTGACTGTCCCCACTGCAAGGAGACGCTCAAAGTGCCTTCCCCGAACGGTGCTACCGATACTACTCCTAACAGCGACACAATGAATACGGACGAGGACGCTTCAGATCGAAGCAAGCCGGACACTCATATAGACACTCGCATACCCCAAGCGGAGCCGATATCTACCCAACAAATCCTCCAACATACCACGATGCAACATCACCAAAACCCTTTTGCGACACCTCATTCGTCCATACTCCAGGGTCATGTTGGTTCGCTGAGCGATTACACCGCCGTCCCATTAGACCCTCAAATTATGAATATCCATCAGATTCCTCGATTCCAAACTCACGATGCCATCGGCGACCCGTATGGACATGCCCAATCGCTCCATGAAAGCCACGTGCGCCATGTTGCGCCGAACGAGTACCATATGATGGTGGACGATACTGCAGATGCAGACGCAAACCCACTTGGGCTGGTGCATTCCCAAGCAAATGACGTGCATCATGAGCAGATGATGAAGTATCAATATGTGGCACAcaatgatgatgagcttgattTTACATGA
- a CDS encoding acyl-CoA dehydrogenase family protein (COG:I;~EggNog:ENOG410PHXI;~InterPro:IPR006091,IPR009075,IPR009100,IPR036250, IPR037069;~PFAM:PF02770,PF00441,PF08028;~go_function: GO:0016627 - oxidoreductase activity, acting on the CH-CH group of donors [Evidence IEA];~go_function: GO:0050660 - flavin adenine dinucleotide binding [Evidence IEA];~go_process: GO:0055114 - oxidation-reduction process [Evidence IEA]) — translation MNFEYPPDLVAHLTSIDQFITSTILPLQHADDNNRFFDHRREYARTNWDAGGLPRKEWEELLTKARHLADAAGFYRFALPKIYGGSSNPNTNLWMSAIRLHLSSHPIYGGGLGLANDLQNEHSIVGNFPDVLMLHHFGNEEQRAKLIPARLRGEFRTTFGLTEPDHGSDATFMSTIAARKTHNGVAGFEINGAKKWQTGAHFCTHMIVFARTSGKDGSARGITAFLVPRETGGIDVASYEWTFNMPTDHATVTLNGVWVPESAILGVLDNGLAIAQTFVHENRIRQAASSCGAARFCLDKAIERAKSRTIWGKERKLADHQAIQFPVVELMTQVEMLRLLILKTSWDMDRVVEECKKTGATPWIAIEKGLSDKVAMCNYWANRLVCQAADRAIQIHGGDGYSRHYPFEHIYRHFRRYRITEGSEEIQMRKIAAYLFGFGGKVSRGKEKTKL, via the exons atGAACTTCGAATACCCCCCAGACCTGGTCGCCCACCTCACCTCCATTGACCAATtcatcacctccaccatcctCCCACTGCAGCACGCGGACGACAACAACCGCTTCTTCGACCACCGCCGCGAATATGCCCGCACAAACTGGGATGCCGGCGGCCTCCCACGTAAGGAATGGGAGGAGCTCCTAA CCAAAGCCCGCCATCTCGCCGACGCCGCAGGCTTCTACCGCTTCGCCCTGCCCAAAATCTACGGCGGCTCCTCGAACCCAAACACCAACCTCTGGATGTCCGCCATCCGACTGCATCTATCATCGCACCCAATCTACGGCGGTGGTCTAGGTCTCGCCAACGACCTGCAGAACGAACACAGCATCGTCGGCAACTTCCCCGACGTGCTAATGCTACACCACTTCGGCAACGAAGAGCAACGCGCAAAGCTGATCCCCGCGCGTCTCCGCGGGGAATTCAGAACAACATTCGGCCTAACAGAGCCTGACCATGGCAGCGACGCGACGTTCATGTCGACTATTGCGGCGCGCAAGACCCATAATGGCGTCGCGGGGTTCGAGATTAACGGTGCGAAGAAGTGGCAGACGGGCGCGCACTTCTGTACGCATATGATTGTTTTCGCGCGCACTAGCGGGAAGGATGGTTCGGCGAGGGGGATCACGGCTTTCCTTGTGCCCAGGGAAACTGGGGGAATTGATGTTGCCAGCTACGAGTGGACGTTTAATATGCCGACGGACCATGCGACGGTGACGCTGAACGGGGTTTGGGTTCCTGAGTCTGCGATACTGGGTGTATTGGACAACGGGTTAGCCATTGCACAGACCTTTGTGCATGAAAACCGCATTAGACAGGCTGCTAGTTCCTGTGGGGCGGCGAGGTTCTGTCTTGATAAGGCGATTGAGAGGGCCAAGTCGCGGACTATCTGGGGCAAGGAGAGGAAGTTGGCAGATCATCAGGCGATCCAGTTTCCGGTCGTGGAGCTCATGACGCAGGTGGAgatgttgaggctgttgatttTGAAGACGAGCTGGGATATGGATCGCGTCGTGGAGGAGTGTAAGAAGACCGGGGCAACGCCATGGATTGCCATTGAGAAGGGCCTCAGTGATAAGGTCGCCATGTGTAATTATTGGGCGAACCGGCTAGTTTGCCAGGCTGCGGATCGAGCTATTCAG ATACACGGTGGTGATGGCTACTCGCGACACTACCCCTTCGAACACATCTATCGCCATTTCCGCCGGTACCGGATCACTGAGGGATCGGAAGAGATCCAGATGCGCAAGATCGCAGCTTACCTGTTCGGATTTGGGGGCAAAGTTAGtcgagggaaagaaaagacaaagtTGTAG
- a CDS encoding uncharacterized protein (COG:S;~EggNog:ENOG410PX08;~SECRETED:SignalP(1-19)), producing the protein MRLITVLAYICLFAAFAAAQGIQEAVDQKHPRNNDRNNDPENTAIDNASTVITSYLTGSYVVTSWRDDQPAETNMPPLAKGSDGDIETEGSKGNGNDNGKHKNLGRGKGKGKDDKSTTTSSTTTKATTTTKATTTAKATTTTKATTTAKATTTTTKASTTSKASTTSKATTTTTTTKASTTSKASTTSKASTTSKASTTSKASTTSKASTTSNASTTSKASTTSKASTTSKATSSSKSSATSSKSASTSSKSASMATPSPTTTSKSTSPAISSSTPKPTSSMSSSRPLIPTASTSCAHNTVSLVTVFCEPMATSMAGAGSYSMSGSGSYSMTCSPSTVYTTGCLATGTTTTIMGTPTPSAQTLCSYEGCKADSECTIGGNAEMVTIQEVTCEEIPVEYVDKLPTESSGSLMTIFDGKMVNKVPKDGGLASKRAKRAPRIRTRPLAPIDLDTITDIDLKREAGKVYNAMSERGRRTNSWFEKSGGVSGKWIEFQKYPNDKTAVGIKDITGCTVVMIITSKGVFMAHIWETFFIDQEPVPIGVSNFAEALVPVGLDEFDRNVIEPLISGGHAGVGSLLGLIGTDQGPGQLHHTKRPTIIVITPHDYDRHGKVIRYQSHAQRLADRLGKAIYPNRYPDQMEPLIKGYDPKETLSDEERPQIIRNYRKIFRRAALEVTRRNGLIGEQTMVAESGRPRPRLLFRGAWRLWVGPRIALELGFFDEDSWINKYPDPIREKRGEPEAEEEEDVDPCLYWDAPPGSSSGSPTPASTSRALINTSTTPFGTSTTPTPTPTGLCSYEACSNDSECTLEDGATGFVSTGHVDCSDVPIEDVDHLPDEIEGSAVVMLEGDPVKSNHLAKRIIAIRPKPLRDLDNIPEEEKPQAYRREVYRAMDRLTDHNGWVGGNRGITAKWIPLPQYPDDRMAVGVRNLNGCNVVLIITRDGVYVAHIWEEHYFFDSDADQATSIPDFLEKTLAPLVGDSEDPEPYIEDTIRTLIGTDDEPGALHHTVEPHIFVITPWAPRQVGQAYQYPEQARYLANALGELIYPNGYPKEELRPIIKAYDRAVQDGGPRGNPFQKVILEMNRRNSAHRMDFNEGRRVHFMGLWRLWVGPEHVADVNFWKPNNWIPTWYNNGDEPPIVKRGDEEAEENAVDACPYWAQPSDSAISPSSPLSTEMMSPTTEANGNLPRTLLTTTRHSKITTKSGETEPAGLSG; encoded by the coding sequence ATGAGGTTGATAACCGTTCTGGCATACATATGCctgtttgctgcttttgCAGCAGCACAAGGCATACAAGAAGCCGTTGACCAGAAACATCCTCGAAACAATGATCGAAACAACGACCCAGAAAACACTGCGATTGACAATGCTTCGACTGTTATTACCTCGTACCTTACTGGCTCCTACGTCGTTACGTCCTGGAGAGATGATCAACCTGCTGAGACCAATATGCCTCCGCTGGCGAAAGGGTCGGATGGGGACATCGAGACAGAAGGCAGTAAAGGTAATGGTAACGACAACGGAAAACACAAGAATCTAGGCAGAGGAAAGGGCAAGGGAAAGGATGACAAGTCCACTACAACATCctcgaccaccaccaaggccacgaccaccaccaaggcCACGACGACGGCGAAGGCCACGACTaccaccaaggccaccaCGACCGCGAAGGCCAcgacgaccaccaccaaagcttcaacaacatccaaggcgtcgacgacttccaaggccaccacaaccaccacgaCCACAAAGGCCTCGACAACTTCCAAAGCCTCGACAACTTCCAAGGCCTCGACCACTTCCAAAGCCTCGACCACTTCCAAAGCCTCGACCACTTCCAAAGCCTCGACCACTTCCAAtgcttcaacaacatccaaagcttcaacaacatccaaggCCTCGACGACTTCCAAGGCCACCTCGTCGTCCAAATCATCGGCCACCTCGTCCAAGTCTGCATCCACCTCGTCCAAGTCTGCGTCCATGGCAACGCCCAGCCCAACTACGACGTCCAAGTCCACCTCGCCAGCGATATCGTCGTCCACGCCCAAACCCACATCGTCCATGTCGTCTTCCAGACCCCTGATCCCAACTGCATCTACGTCCTGCGCCCACAACACAGTTTCCTTGGTAACAGTCTTCTGTGAGCCGATGGCTACCAGCATGGCCGGGGCTGGGTCCTACAGCATGTCTGGCAGCGGCTCCTACAGCATGACCTGCTCGCCGTCAACTGTATACACCACGGGCTGCCTTGCCACAGGAACCACAACGACTATCATGGGAACACCCACTCCCAGCGCTCAAACCCTGTGCTCATATGAGGGTTGCAAAGCAGATTCCGAATGCACTATTGGAGGGAACGCAGAGATGGTGACCATACAGGAAGTCACCTGCGAAGAGATTCCTGTGGAATACGTCGACAAGCTACCCACGGAGAGTTCAGGTTCCCTTATGACAATCTTCGACGGGAAGATGGTAAATAAGGTTCCAAAAGATGGTGGGCTTGCGAGTAAGCGGGCCAAGCGCGCGCCTCGTATACGAACAAGGCCGCTTGCCCCAATAGATCTCGATACAATCACCGACATTGACTTGAAGAGAGAGGCTGGAAAGGTGTACAACGCTATGTCAGAGCGTGGCCGTCGTACAAATTCCTGGTTTGAAAAGAGCGGGGGTGTTAGCGGTAAATGGATTGAGTTCCAAAAGTACCCTAATGATAAAACAGCAGTGGGAATAAAGGACATCACGGGATGTACTGTGGTGATGATTATTACATCAAAGGGGGTGTTCATGGCACACATCTGGGAGACCTTCTTTATTGATCAAGAGCCCGTACCAATTGGCGTGAGTAATTTTGCTGAAGCCCTCGTACCAGTTGGTTTGGATGAGTTTGATCGGAACGTCATTGAGCCCTTGATAAGCGGTGGACATGCTGGAGTCGGCTCTCTCCTGGGTCTGATTGGAACTGACCAAGGCCCAGGACAGCTGCATCATACAAAACGTCCCACCATAATTGTGATCACGCCTCACGACTACGACAGACACGGCAAGGTTATACGGTACCAATCCCATGCCCAGCGGCTAGCAGACAGACTGGGGAAAGCCATCTATCCGAACAGATACCCAGACCAGATGGAACCATTGATAAAAGGCTATGATCCAAAAGAAACGCTGAGCGATGAGGAAAGGCCGCAAATCATCCGCAACTACAGGAAAATTTTTAGGAGAGCTGCTTTAGAGGTAACGAGGAGGAATGGATTGATCGGCGAACAAACAATGGTGGCGGAATCTGGTAGACCGCGACCGAGGCTGTTATTTCGCGGTGCTTGGCGACTATGGGTTGGTCCTAGGATCGCCCTTGAACTAGGTTTCTTTGATGAGGACAGTTGGATCAATAAATACCCTGATCCGATTAGAGAGAAACGAGGTGAAcccgaggccgaagaggaggaagacgtcGACCCATGCCTATACTGGGATGCGCCACCAGGCTCGTCGAGCGGCAGTCCCACCCcggccagcaccagcagggctctcatcaacaccagcacgacCCCATTTGGCACCAGCACGACGCCCACACCTACCCCCACCGGACTATGTTCATATGAAGCATGCTCCAACGATTCAGAGTGTACTCTGGAAGATGGGGCCACGGGATTCGTGTCAACAGGACACGTAGACTGCTCGGACGTCCCGATTGAAGACGTGGATCACCTACCCGACGAGATAGAGGGGTCTGCggtggtgatgctggagGGGGACCCGgtcaaatcaaatcatctGGCCAAACGGATAATAGCAATCAGGCCCAAGCCTCTGAGGGATCTTGATAATAtcccagaagaagagaaaccaCAGGCATATCGAAGAGAGGTATATAGGGCGATGGATAGGCTTACGGATCATAATGGATGGGTGGGAGGGAATCGCGGCATCACTGCAAAATGGATTCCATTGCCGCAATATCCTGATGACAGAATGGCTGTCGGGGTGAGGAACCTTAATGGGTGCAATGTGGTTTTGATTATCACACGAGATGGGGTGTATGTCGCCCATATCTGGGAAGAACATTACTTCTTCGATTCTGACGCTGATCAGGCGACATCCATCCCTGATTTTCTGGAGAAAACCCTTGCACCCCTTGTGGGTGATTCCGAAGACCCAGAGCCTTATATTGAGGATACCATTCGGACACTAATCGGAACTGACGATGAGCCTGGGGCTTTGCACCACACGGTCGAGCCGCATATCTTTGTGATTACCCCTTGGGCACCACGGCAAGTTGGGCAAGCTTACCAATACCCAGAACAAGCCCGGTACTTGGCCAACGCTCTTGGTGAATTAATTTACCCAAATGGATATCCGAAAGAGGAGCTGAGACCTATAATCAAAGCATATGACCGAGCAGTGCAAGATGGAGGGCCGAGGGGCAATCCCTTTCAAAAAGTTATCCTTGAGATGAACAGGAGAAACAGTGCACACCGCATGGATTTCAATGAAGGTAGAAGAGTGCATTTCATGGGATTATGGCGGTTGTGGGTTGGTCCGGAGCACGTTGCGGACGTCAATTTCTGGAAGCCAAATAATTGGATACCGACTTGGTATAATAATGGCGATGAACCTCCAATCGTCAAAAGaggtgacgaggaggccgaagagAATGCTGTGGATGCGTGCCCATATTGGGCGCAACCCTCAGACTCAGCGATAAGTCCATCAAGCCCGTTGTCGACCGAGATGATGTCCCCGACCACAGAGGCAAATGGAAACCTCCCCAGGACCCTTCTCACGACAACAAGACACTCCAAAATCACCACCAAGTCAGGCGAAACCGAGCCAGCAGGGCTGAGTGGCTAG
- a CDS encoding bifunctional hydroxyethylthiazole kinase/thiamine-phosphate diphosphorylase (BUSCO:EOG09263GIG;~COG:H;~EggNog:ENOG410PFZZ;~InterPro:IPR029056,IPR000417,IPR036206,IPR022998, IPR034291,IPR013785;~PFAM:PF02110,PF02581;~go_function: GO:0003824 - catalytic activity [Evidence IEA];~go_function: GO:0004417 - hydroxyethylthiazole kinase activity [Evidence IEA];~go_function: GO:0004789 - thiamine-phosphate diphosphorylase activity [Evidence IEA];~go_process: GO:0009228 - thiamine biosynthetic process [Evidence IEA]), with amino-acid sequence MKIDLSVYLVTDSTDPILKGRDLCAVVEEAVKGGVTVVQYRDKKSDTGVQIETARKLHQITKAHGVPLIINDRVDVALAIGAEGVHLGQDDMLISEAKKLLPKDAIIGISASSIEEAQAAVAAGADYLGIGTLFATPTKTNTKSIIGTSGVQAILESIAESGKSVGTVCIGGINLSNVQRVLYQGSSPLKRLDGAAIVSAIIAADDPKAAAAELAQAIVTPPPFVRKSEGPVVRETSAMIESVPHIVQNLVEVHPLVHNMINFVVANFVANVTLAIGASPIMSPYGDEATDLCQFDGALLINMGTLTSQSPSEYLKAIKAYNQRGNPVVYDPVGAGATEIRRGVVKQLLAGGYFDLIKGNEGEIRQVSGSTAVKQRGVDSGPSALDAQAKARLARDLARREKNIVLLTGTTDYISDGERVVAVENGHELLGQITGTGCAVGTVAGCFIATHPTDKLLAVLSALLMYEIAAENAAAKDDVRGPGSFAPAFIDELYAIRQAALKGDHSWYAGRAKVHEVSL; translated from the exons ATGAAGATCGACCTCTCCGTCTATCTGGTCACGGACTCAACTGACCCCATCCTCAAGGGGCGGGATCTGTGtgctgttgtggaagaagcTGTCAAAGGAG GTGTAACGGTTGTCCAATATCGGGACAAAAAAAGCGACACGGGCGTGCAAATTGAAACTGCCCGCAAGCTCCACCAGATCACCAAGGCCCACGGAGTGCCCTTGATCATCAATGACCGTGTAGATGTGGCACTTGCTATTGGCGCTGAGGGCGTCCATCTCGGGCAAGATGATATGC TAATCTCTGAGGCTAAGAAGCTTCTGCCCAAAGATGCAATTATCGGGATCAGCGCCTCGTCTATTGAAGAGGCGCAGGCGGCAGTTGCGGCTGGAGCGGACTATCTCGGAATTGGGACTCTATTTGCTACACCCAC AAAAACAAACACCAAGTCTATCATTGGCACTTCCGGCGTCCAAGCCATTCTTGAATCCATCGCGGAGTCTGGAAAGTCGGTGGGAACCGTCTGTATTGGAGGAATCAACCTCTCCAATGTCCAACGAGTTCTGTACCAGGGAAGCTCCCCCCTTAAGAGGTTAGATGGTGCTGCCATTGTAAGTGCCATTATTGCGGCAGATGATCCCAAAGCGGCAGCGGCAGAGCTAGCTCAAGCTATCGTCACTCCACCCCCATTTGTTCGAAAGTCAGAAGGACCTGTTGTGCGCGAGACTTCTGCAATGATTGAGTCCGTGCCACATATCGTTCAGAATCTTGTTGAAGTCCACCCACTAGTGCACAACATGATCAACTTTGTCGTTGCTAATTTTGTCGCCAATGTCACACTAGCTAT TGGTGCATCTCCTATCATGTCTCCATATGGTGACGAGGCTACAGACCTCTGTCAGTTTGACGGGGCCTTGCTCATCAATATGGGTACCCTCACCAGCCAAAGCCCTTCTGAATACCTTAAAGCTATCAAAGCATACAACCAGCGGGGAAACCCAGTGGTCTATGATCCAGTGGGTGCTGGTGCAACTGAGATCCGACGTGGGGTTGTTAAGCAACTCTTGGCTGGTGGGTACTTCGATCTCATTAAAGGCAATGAGGGGGAAATTCGCCAGGTTTCAGGGAGCACCGCTGTAAAGCAACGAGGCGTGGATAGCGGGCCCAGTGCTCTTGACGCTCAGGCCAAGGCGCGCTTAGCCCGTGACCTTGCTCGACGAGAAA AAAACATTGTCCTCCTCACTGGCACCACAGACTATATAAGCGACGGAGAGCGAGTTGTTGCCGTAGAAAACGGACATGAACTCCTCGGTCAAATCACGGGC ACTGGTTGTGCGGTAGGCACAGTGGCAGGATGCTTCATCGCCACCCACCCAACCGATAAATTGCTCGCGGTTCTCTCGGCCCTCCTCATGTACGAGATCGCTGCCGAGAATGCAGCTGCGAAAGACGATGTCCGCGGGCCAGGAAGCTTTGCGCCAGCATTCATCGATGAGCTGTACGCCATCCGACAAGCAGCCCTGAAGGGGGACCACAGTTGGTATGCAGGACGAGCAAAGGTTCACGAGGTCTCTCTTTGA
- a CDS encoding uncharacterized protein (COG:S;~EggNog:ENOG410PKZG;~InterPro:IPR001077,IPR036388,IPR016461,IPR029063, IPR036390;~PFAM:PF00891;~go_function: GO:0008168 - methyltransferase activity [Evidence IEA];~go_function: GO:0008171 - O-methyltransferase activity [Evidence IEA]): MAPQDPNANDDPATLISRLQGLVSRLGNDGDHKAKRECLQLANALTAQLEPPEHTAIDMAFSPVIATSVRLAVDMNLFEHIVRDGPVTSARLAALSGAEELFIIRILRIASTVHFVEETAANTWKATRITEVMARKGISASHRVISEVVVRPFQSAPDFFLQKGHYSCPTDPKNGLVQFAFDTEQSAFDYLGSDPSLLADFNITMEAAAGKRIKWTEWYPVHSRVLDGALEDTVLMVDVGGGDGHDILHFNSKFPNSGRLVLEDLGAVTEGIEKLDESIEKISYDFFTEQPIKGARVYFYHHIFHDWSDYYCHKILQRVAAAMTPGYSKLLINDMLVPEQGASKYQAGADISMMAFSGGMERTKPQWRALLETAGFQIVEFWEPAGEGDGIIEVVI, encoded by the exons ATGGCACCACAGGATCCAAACGCCAATGACGACCCTGCCACTCTCATATCCAGACTCCAAGGACTCGTCTCCAGACTAGGTAACGATGGAGACCACAAGGCAAAGAGAGAGTGTCTTCAGTTGGCCAATGCACTTACGGCCCAGTTGGAGCCGCCCGAGCACACAGCCATCGATATGGCATTTTCA CCTGTAATTGCCACCAGCGTCCGACTTGCCGTGGATATGAACCTGTTCGAGCATATTGTCCGAGACGGCCCTGTCACGTCTGCAAGACTGGCCGCGCTGTCTGGTGCTGAGGAGCTGTTCATCA TCCGGATCCTGCGAATTGCATCGACAGTGCACTTCGTTGAAGAAACCGCCGCGAACACCTGGAAGGCCACGCGCATCACGGAGGTAATGGCAAGGAAGGGGATATCAGCTAGTCATAGAGTGAT CTCGGAGGTGGTCGTCAGGCCGTTCCAAAGCGCCCcggacttcttcctccaaaagGGCCATTATTCATGCCCTACCGACCCAAAGAACGGTCTGGTGCAATTTGCTTTCGACACTGAGCAATCGGCCTTTGATTATCTCGGGTCTGATCCGTCTCTGCTCGCGGACTTCAATATTACCATGGAGGCTGCAGCGGGTAAGCGCATAAAGTGGACAGAGTGGTACCCCGTGCACAGTCGAGTACTGGACGGGGCATTGGAAGATACGGTGTTGATGGtggatgttggtggtggtgatggccaTGATATACTGCACTTCAATAGCAAGTTCCCGAATTCCGGtaggctggtgctggaggacTTGGGCGCAGTCACAGAGGGGATTGAAAAGTTGGACGAATCGATAGAGAAGATTTCATATGACTTCTTCACAGAGCAGCCGATTAAAG GCGCGAGGGTGTACTTCTACCACCACATTTTCCACGACTGGTCTGATTATTATTGTCACAAGATTCTACAGAGAGTGGCTGCGGCAATGACTCCGGGATATTCAAAGCTTTTGATTAACGATATGCTTGTGCCTGAGCAAGGTGCGTCAAAGTACCAGGCAGGGGCTGACATTTCAATGATGGCTTTCAGCGGCGGGATGGAACGTACAAAGCCGCAGTGGCGTGCACTTCTTGAGACAGCTGGATTTCAGATAGTTGAGTTTTGGGAGCCAGCTGGTGAGGGAGATGGTATTATCGAGGTTGTGATATGA